One Microbacterium sp. W4I20 DNA window includes the following coding sequences:
- a CDS encoding carbohydrate ABC transporter permease, with amino-acid sequence MTSTTHTGAATAAPVRSRRSPGPPRRRRAKYDLTGSLFMLPYVVLLLLFGLGPTVYSVVISLVGVKGQTPFGSSYVKMLADFRFWPAVANVGIYLAIWLPIMVGGVMLLALLLHQRRGRFSGLMRLAYFLPGAVTGSAAVMLWYCMLEPSFSPFGPALRAMGFESGTSVFQNQNLTIIFALIAFTTGVGQWIIIMYGAMQNIPDEILEAAQIDGSGPIRTALQVKLPLVSKYVVYMVVLSLANGVQLFVEPQLIYAITRSAGSPWWSLNQFGYSLAFQNADFGSAAAVSIVLLVVCVAAGLFMVFRTDFFATEVDE; translated from the coding sequence GTGACGTCCACAACCCACACGGGGGCGGCGACCGCCGCCCCAGTCCGGTCCCGGAGGTCGCCGGGCCCGCCGCGCCGGCGGCGGGCGAAGTACGACCTGACCGGTTCGCTCTTCATGCTCCCCTACGTGGTGCTCCTGCTGCTGTTCGGGCTGGGGCCGACCGTCTACTCGGTCGTCATCTCGCTGGTGGGCGTGAAGGGCCAGACGCCCTTCGGATCGAGCTACGTCAAGATGCTGGCCGACTTCCGGTTCTGGCCGGCCGTCGCGAACGTCGGCATCTACCTCGCGATCTGGCTGCCGATCATGGTCGGCGGCGTCATGCTCCTCGCCCTCCTGCTGCACCAGCGGCGCGGCCGGTTCTCCGGGCTCATGCGCCTCGCGTACTTCCTTCCCGGGGCGGTGACGGGATCGGCCGCCGTCATGCTCTGGTACTGCATGCTCGAGCCCTCGTTCAGCCCGTTCGGTCCGGCACTGCGGGCGATGGGCTTCGAGTCCGGCACCAGCGTCTTCCAGAATCAGAACCTCACGATCATCTTCGCCCTGATCGCCTTCACCACCGGCGTGGGGCAGTGGATCATCATCATGTACGGGGCGATGCAGAACATCCCCGACGAGATCCTCGAGGCCGCGCAGATCGACGGCAGCGGTCCGATCCGCACCGCACTGCAGGTGAAGCTGCCGCTCGTCTCGAAGTACGTGGTCTACATGGTGGTGCTGTCGCTCGCGAACGGCGTGCAGCTGTTCGTCGAACCGCAGCTGATCTACGCGATCACCCGCTCGGCCGGCAGCCCCTGGTGGTCTCTGAACCAGTTCGGGTACTCGCTGGCCTTCCAGAACGCCGACTTCGGCTCCGCGGCCGCGGTCTCGATCGTGCTGCTCGTCGTCTGCGTGGCCGCGGGCCTGTTCATGGTCTTCCGGACCGACTTCTTCGCCACGGAGGTGGACGAGTGA
- a CDS encoding enolase C-terminal domain-like protein: MTIVRVDVVTVEQEAQTPAFRWRAGLPGSDGPHVGGWLVLESDAGHRGYAYCRRGEILRDLVDRRIRAELVGQDPLRREWLWHRMWELDRIEEFPVYVQGVIDDALWDLSGKIAGLPVHELIGSYRDAIPAYASTVTFATVDEYLAVADRCLELGFPAIKLHAWGDVGRDAELIVRLRKHVGDDVPLMYDGSAGFDLLDATRLGHVLADAGYLWYEEPMREFSLTAYQRLAERVSIPLLVAETSDGAHMNTADFIASGCATAVRTGTGLRAGITGSLRIAHLADSFLMRAEVHGGGLANTHLCMAIPNTTYYEALIDSNPVVRPAEVGADGLVRAPQGPGMGYEAVWAETGAPRGLGSLISV, translated from the coding sequence GTGACCATCGTTCGAGTCGACGTCGTGACCGTCGAACAGGAAGCGCAGACGCCGGCGTTCCGCTGGAGGGCCGGGCTGCCCGGCTCCGACGGCCCCCACGTGGGCGGCTGGCTGGTGCTCGAATCGGATGCCGGCCATCGCGGCTACGCCTACTGCCGGAGGGGCGAGATCCTGCGGGATCTGGTGGACCGCCGCATCCGTGCGGAACTGGTCGGGCAGGATCCGCTGCGCCGGGAGTGGCTGTGGCACCGGATGTGGGAACTCGATCGGATCGAGGAGTTCCCCGTCTACGTGCAGGGAGTCATCGACGACGCGCTGTGGGACCTCAGCGGGAAGATCGCCGGCCTGCCCGTGCACGAGCTCATCGGCTCGTACCGCGACGCCATCCCCGCCTACGCCTCGACGGTCACCTTCGCCACGGTCGATGAGTACCTCGCGGTGGCTGATCGCTGCCTGGAGCTCGGATTCCCGGCGATCAAGCTGCACGCCTGGGGGGATGTGGGCCGGGATGCCGAATTGATCGTGCGCCTCCGGAAGCACGTCGGCGACGACGTCCCGCTGATGTACGACGGGTCCGCGGGCTTCGATCTGCTGGATGCGACCCGGCTCGGCCACGTCCTCGCCGACGCCGGGTACCTCTGGTACGAGGAGCCGATGCGCGAGTTCAGCCTGACCGCGTACCAGCGCCTCGCCGAGCGCGTCAGCATCCCCCTGCTGGTCGCGGAGACGAGTGACGGTGCGCACATGAACACCGCCGACTTCATCGCGTCGGGCTGCGCGACCGCGGTGCGCACGGGAACAGGGCTGCGGGCCGGTATCACCGGATCGCTGCGCATCGCCCACCTCGCCGACTCGTTCCTGATGCGCGCCGAGGTGCACGGAGGCGGCCTGGCGAACACGCACCTGTGCATGGCCATCCCCAACACGACCTACTACGAGGCGCTGATCGATTCGAACCCGGTGGTTCGCCCCGCGGAGGTCGGTGCGGATGGCCTCGTCCGGGCCCCGCAGGGACCGGGCATGGGGTACGAAGCCGTGTGGGCCGAGACCGGAGCACCGCGAGGTCTGGGCAGTCTGATCAGCGTGTGA
- a CDS encoding carbohydrate ABC transporter permease: MSARRHNAPAAVVARSIRVLLLLAFGVYCLIPLVWLVLAPSKTDAQIVGDAPLGFGSWEGFATSWQNLVGYSNGIIFQWMLNSAWYSAASLVITLATCLMAGYALAISRIPFRKPLLILTLVTMMIPPTALVLPLFLEFNAVRMTNTAWSVILPASFYPFGVYLAFIYFSTSLPKGLLEAARLDGCSEWGLFRRIALPLATPLVGLLAFFSFVANWNNYFLPYVMLSRQDAFNLPVGLGALISGTPALNPASGGSDLAIHRPEVAMAGLIVVVPIAIIFVFCQRYLVQGILAGSVKE, from the coding sequence GTGAGCGCCCGTCGTCACAACGCCCCCGCCGCTGTCGTCGCGCGCAGCATCCGGGTCCTGCTCTTGCTCGCGTTCGGCGTGTACTGCCTCATCCCGCTCGTCTGGCTGGTGCTGGCGCCGTCGAAGACGGATGCCCAGATCGTCGGAGACGCACCGCTCGGCTTCGGATCCTGGGAAGGGTTCGCGACGTCCTGGCAGAACCTCGTCGGCTACAGCAACGGCATCATCTTCCAGTGGATGCTGAACTCCGCCTGGTACTCCGCGGCATCGCTGGTGATCACGCTCGCGACCTGCCTGATGGCGGGGTACGCGCTGGCGATCAGTCGCATCCCGTTCCGCAAGCCCCTCCTCATCCTCACGCTCGTGACGATGATGATCCCGCCCACCGCCCTGGTGCTGCCGCTGTTCCTCGAGTTCAACGCGGTGCGCATGACGAACACCGCATGGTCGGTGATCCTCCCCGCCAGCTTCTACCCGTTCGGCGTCTACCTGGCCTTCATCTACTTCTCCACCAGCCTGCCCAAGGGACTGCTGGAGGCGGCCAGGTTGGACGGATGCAGCGAGTGGGGTCTCTTCCGACGCATCGCCCTCCCGCTGGCGACGCCGCTGGTCGGCCTGCTCGCGTTCTTCAGCTTCGTCGCGAACTGGAACAACTACTTCCTGCCGTACGTGATGCTCAGCCGGCAGGACGCATTCAACCTCCCCGTCGGCCTCGGGGCGCTCATCTCGGGGACGCCTGCGCTCAACCCGGCATCCGGAGGCAGCGACCTGGCGATCCACCGCCCGGAGGTCGCGATGGCCGGGCTCATCGTCGTCGTCCCCATCGCCATCATCTTCGTGTTCTGCCAGCGCTACCTCGTGCAGGGCATCCTCGCCGGATCCGTGAAGGAGTAG